One window from the genome of Mucilaginibacter ginsenosidivorans encodes:
- a CDS encoding response regulator: MKTSLAIVDDHKLFLKSLAVLVATFDDYEVLFCSDNGKDFTEKVNPKRKPDIVLLDNNMPDMNGFDTVLWLKAHYPDIRVIILSMNHNEETVIKMVRNGISGYVLKDAEIEEFRSALDTVRSGGLHYPRFVTNYLVKHTARVAETSPVSPLRGREIEFLRLAATELTYKEIADRMCLSAKTIDGYREDLFRKLEVKNRVGLAMYAVHHQLI; the protein is encoded by the coding sequence ATGAAGACATCACTTGCCATAGTAGACGATCACAAACTCTTCCTGAAGAGCCTAGCCGTTCTAGTCGCAACCTTCGATGACTATGAGGTACTGTTTTGCAGCGACAACGGCAAAGATTTCACGGAAAAGGTCAATCCCAAGCGCAAGCCGGACATCGTTCTCCTAGATAACAATATGCCGGACATGAATGGCTTTGACACGGTCCTTTGGCTTAAGGCACATTACCCGGATATCCGTGTGATCATCTTATCCATGAATCATAACGAAGAGACGGTTATCAAAATGGTCAGGAACGGTATCTCGGGTTATGTTCTAAAAGATGCCGAAATCGAGGAGTTCAGGTCCGCGCTCGATACCGTACGGAGCGGCGGGCTCCATTATCCCAGATTCGTGACCAATTACCTGGTTAAACATACAGCACGGGTCGCCGAGACCTCACCGGTATCGCCGTTACGAGGCCGGGAAATTGAGTTCCTCCGGCTGGCAGCGACTGAACTGACCTACAAGGAGATCGCCGATCGGATGTGCCTGAGCGCAAAAACGATTGATGGTTATCGCGAGGACCTTTTCCGTAAGCTCGAAGTTAAAAACCGCGTGGGTCTGGCGATGTACGCGGTGCATCATCAACTTATCTGA
- a CDS encoding sensor histidine kinase, translated as MSWHFSVNGAESTVLIYKNILPGRTIKCLFIDRDGYLWIGHKGGVSRYDGIIASAVPLGPGNQEIDHIIQDEQGGIWLTGDKTNLYYLKDQQKPRLLRRKSKNDRFQCLLYHDHQVYVTSESGLYLFDSKSLSCKGYRHHNDFPAIDEQATNIFAISGHIFVYNMPTGDIFSFSQRRGFRKLNNIISRDRKDAFGMIYQSNSSGTVLFAEINAPVINYSRLGVLGFNGSAITPSWRAVLPNDRLLGTASEPDGTLWYGGINTIYCSDGRQFPGYNMRDLACDREGNLWFVTRDRGLFMLPYIPARKRLDIPGEQIASIAVDHSGLIAGTNSGKIYLIDPEQRKIALIFNTDSVRYPLIHVQRISHHRYLFDGGLATFIYDDSLRKTTRVGWIFSDSLKTAGGDGLVLHTDGLFGHLLRPDSPLLSQENLLPAEFSHYTGRPRPPDFITGICYDTVRHCFIAGVKRKVIEFDKHKRRYIRFGEKDIDASALCSTGSKEFIAVKEKGIIVHETGKTRLAISADRLPLAEIRDMKVIGSHILLAGPGEQLLMNLRSDKLEGERFGEDMDMRDIVATNDSVYILSRETIYSEPLKNLDVQAALPCAITYAIFNGADTLSGSRISYSHALSDVEFVLSFPALRSPEETRYQYRFADTRGGNWRFLRAGLNVVHFASLAPGNYVFETRAWHPVLGPSSNSVTCRLTIPPAWWQTTWFNVFAAITIALLIFLAIRIYYHMKLTRQRLYFEKELAVEKERQSISRDIHDDIGQALSVIKLNLGMGAPGQLEEAKSILNEVIGNLRDFTHNLYYGKLLMHDLVESIKRDAERLNLAKKIDASVNIDWQDGFLDDQTELLVYRIFQEAVNNILKHADAKHIWITVSSTSKRFRIAVRDDGSGFEQTSAHEGLGISNMQKRAAMAGGVLSVLSEKEQGTEISVVIQKPKK; from the coding sequence ATGTCATGGCACTTTTCGGTTAACGGAGCAGAATCAACCGTCCTGATCTACAAAAATATTTTACCAGGGCGGACGATCAAATGTTTGTTTATTGACCGTGACGGCTATTTATGGATCGGCCATAAAGGCGGTGTTTCGAGATATGATGGCATCATCGCTTCTGCTGTACCTCTTGGCCCGGGAAATCAAGAGATCGACCACATCATACAGGATGAGCAGGGTGGGATCTGGCTGACAGGCGATAAAACCAACCTGTATTACCTGAAAGATCAACAAAAGCCGCGGCTTCTCCGGCGGAAATCAAAGAATGATCGTTTTCAATGCCTCCTTTATCATGACCACCAAGTTTACGTGACCTCGGAGTCAGGCTTATACCTGTTCGACAGCAAAAGCCTTTCCTGCAAAGGCTACCGCCACCACAATGATTTCCCCGCGATCGACGAGCAAGCCACTAATATTTTTGCCATCTCGGGTCATATCTTTGTATACAACATGCCAACAGGCGATATTTTTTCCTTCTCGCAGAGGCGGGGGTTCAGGAAGCTCAACAACATTATCAGCCGCGACCGCAAAGACGCCTTCGGTATGATCTACCAGTCGAATTCATCGGGCACAGTATTATTCGCAGAAATAAATGCGCCGGTCATAAACTACTCACGGCTGGGCGTTCTCGGGTTCAATGGCTCTGCAATTACACCGTCGTGGCGGGCTGTACTTCCAAACGACCGGTTACTGGGCACGGCTTCGGAGCCGGATGGCACTTTATGGTATGGTGGTATTAATACAATTTATTGCAGCGACGGGCGCCAATTCCCGGGGTATAATATGCGGGACCTCGCGTGTGACCGGGAAGGTAACTTATGGTTCGTCACGCGGGACCGAGGGCTTTTCATGCTGCCGTACATACCAGCCAGAAAGCGCCTGGATATACCTGGTGAACAAATTGCATCGATAGCAGTGGACCATTCCGGATTGATTGCCGGCACCAATTCCGGAAAAATATATTTGATTGATCCTGAACAGCGTAAAATTGCACTAATTTTTAATACGGACAGCGTCCGGTATCCATTAATTCATGTGCAAAGGATTTCCCATCACCGCTATCTATTCGACGGCGGACTCGCCACATTTATATATGACGATTCCCTGCGAAAGACAACAAGGGTAGGGTGGATATTTTCAGATTCACTCAAGACTGCAGGAGGGGACGGGCTGGTCCTCCATACCGACGGCCTATTCGGCCATCTGCTCAGGCCGGACAGCCCGCTGCTCTCCCAGGAAAACCTGCTCCCTGCAGAATTCAGCCACTACACCGGAAGACCCCGCCCGCCGGACTTTATCACCGGCATCTGCTATGATACAGTGAGGCATTGCTTCATTGCCGGCGTCAAAAGGAAAGTCATTGAATTTGACAAGCACAAAAGGCGGTACATCCGTTTCGGGGAGAAAGACATCGATGCATCAGCACTATGTTCCACCGGGTCAAAAGAATTCATCGCGGTTAAAGAAAAAGGCATTATCGTTCATGAAACCGGGAAGACCAGACTGGCAATAAGTGCAGACCGTTTGCCTTTGGCGGAGATCCGCGATATGAAAGTGATCGGGAGCCATATACTACTCGCGGGACCAGGTGAGCAGCTGTTGATGAATTTAAGATCAGACAAGCTCGAGGGCGAGCGGTTCGGCGAAGATATGGATATGCGGGACATCGTCGCTACAAACGATTCCGTTTACATCCTGTCACGGGAAACAATATACAGCGAACCGCTGAAGAACCTCGATGTGCAAGCCGCGTTACCATGCGCAATAACTTACGCCATCTTTAACGGCGCCGATACATTATCCGGGTCGCGGATCAGCTACAGCCATGCCCTAAGCGATGTAGAATTTGTACTGTCCTTCCCTGCACTGCGATCACCAGAGGAAACCCGTTACCAATACCGTTTTGCGGATACCCGGGGGGGCAACTGGCGTTTCCTGCGGGCGGGGCTTAACGTCGTACACTTTGCTTCTCTTGCTCCCGGGAACTACGTTTTTGAGACTCGGGCCTGGCATCCTGTATTGGGGCCAAGCAGCAATAGTGTAACCTGCAGGCTGACTATTCCCCCTGCCTGGTGGCAGACGACCTGGTTTAACGTGTTTGCCGCGATAACTATCGCTCTGCTGATCTTCCTGGCCATCCGTATTTATTACCATATGAAGCTGACGCGGCAAAGGCTGTATTTTGAAAAGGAACTGGCAGTGGAAAAAGAGCGCCAGTCGATCAGCCGGGATATTCATGACGATATCGGCCAGGCCTTGTCAGTGATCAAGCTTAACCTGGGCATGGGCGCCCCTGGCCAGCTCGAGGAAGCCAAATCCATCCTGAACGAGGTAATCGGAAACCTCCGGGATTTTACACACAACCTTTATTACGGAAAATTGCTCATGCACGACCTGGTAGAAAGTATAAAAAGGGACGCGGAACGCCTGAACTTGGCAAAAAAAATCGATGCTTCGGTGAATATCGACTGGCAGGACGGGTTCCTGGACGACCAAACCGAACTGCTCGTATACCGTATCTTCCAGGAAGCGGTCAATAATATTTTGAAGCATGCCGATGCAAAGCACATTTGGATCACGGTGAGCAGCACTTCGAAACGTTTCAGGATCGCAGTGCGCGACGATGGTTCGGGTTTTGAGCAAACAAGCGCCCATGAAGGATTAGGTATATCCAACATGCAAAAAAGAGCGGCAATGGCCGGAGGTGTGCTTTCTGTTCTTTCCGAAAAGGAGCAGGGTACAGAAATCAGCGTGGTGATACAAAAACCAAAAAAATGA
- a CDS encoding response regulator, whose amino-acid sequence MFEHVLVAEDHEIANLSLRRTLEGLHIPSPDHAHYCDQALSKVKKALQNGQPYDLLVTDLYFEADGSAQQLPEGVELIRAARTLQPNLRVLVFSAESSPPVIRSLFEELNIDGYVRKARGDAQELKTAIAHLAQNRRHHPRELRTQPAQENLHVFSELDTAIIRLLAKGTAQKDIPAFLNALGLHPSSLSSVEKRLNLIKTAMDFKKNEQLVAFCTELKII is encoded by the coding sequence ATGTTCGAACACGTCCTTGTCGCCGAAGACCATGAGATCGCCAACCTGTCCCTGCGAAGAACACTGGAAGGCCTGCATATCCCCTCGCCGGACCATGCCCATTACTGCGACCAGGCCCTTTCCAAAGTAAAAAAGGCCCTGCAGAACGGCCAACCGTACGACCTGCTGGTCACCGACCTTTATTTCGAAGCAGACGGCAGCGCGCAGCAATTGCCTGAGGGTGTGGAGCTGATCCGCGCTGCAAGAACCCTGCAGCCGAATCTCCGGGTACTGGTATTTTCCGCGGAAAGCAGCCCGCCCGTGATACGGTCGCTATTTGAAGAACTTAACATTGACGGCTACGTCCGCAAAGCACGCGGTGACGCGCAGGAACTGAAAACCGCCATTGCGCACCTGGCGCAAAACCGCAGACACCATCCCCGCGAACTACGGACGCAGCCGGCACAGGAAAACCTGCACGTATTTTCAGAACTGGATACGGCGATCATTCGCCTGCTGGCCAAAGGAACCGCCCAAAAAGATATCCCGGCTTTCCTTAACGCCCTTGGCCTGCATCCCTCCAGCCTGAGCAGCGTAGAAAAACGCCTCAACCTGATCAAAACCGCCATGGATTTCAAGAAAAACGAACAATTGGTCGCCTTCTGCACCGAGCTGAAGATCATCTAA
- a CDS encoding tetratricopeptide repeat-containing sensor histidine kinase: MRNLILLLSFALLVSPACRKAPKKPPQDPWADYRKAYNFRDTQKDSAFFYFNRSASRSEDKSQTALAYYNMAMLQTDAGDYYGAQESLTQSLKSLDEHRREDRNNLATDYNELGMTCTRLHNYQQAIPYYELALRFADDTAFRPYILNNRGNAYKKLKRYPEALASYEQVLRLTGTGGTAYARTLTNLATTRWLNDPRYNAAPQLRKALAIRLQLHDLWGQNSSYANLAEFYRDSHPDSARAYAGQMYGIARHLQSPDDELEALQTLILLSGPADVRRYSLRYQALRDSLDNKRNAAKNQFALIRYDVEKNKAENLQLQKANAEKRFLIGGLLLLFIVGTGLTVFWYRKRKQRLQFETANLLRQNELRLSQKVHDVVANGIYRVMSEVEHSKKVDKNGLLDKLEVMFEQSRNISYEIQQPSGDFPQQLNALLNAFKNQSIKLAITGIDTLPWQEINADIKAQLTIVIQELVVNMSKHSRASWATIAFDLKSGVLQADYRDNGVGFPKDLVFGNGLRNTVSRMQAIGGALIFDTRVEKGAHLQITIPLA, translated from the coding sequence TTGAGAAATCTTATCCTCTTGCTATCGTTCGCTTTATTGGTTTCCCCGGCCTGCCGGAAAGCGCCAAAAAAGCCGCCTCAAGACCCCTGGGCCGACTACCGGAAAGCCTATAACTTTCGGGACACCCAAAAAGATTCCGCATTCTTTTACTTCAACCGGTCCGCCTCCCGGTCAGAAGACAAGTCACAAACCGCCCTGGCCTATTATAATATGGCCATGCTCCAAACCGATGCCGGCGACTATTATGGCGCCCAGGAAAGCCTCACGCAGTCCCTGAAGTCCCTGGATGAGCACCGCCGCGAAGACCGGAACAACCTCGCCACCGATTACAACGAACTGGGCATGACCTGCACCCGCCTGCATAATTACCAGCAAGCCATCCCGTATTACGAGCTCGCCCTGCGCTTTGCCGATGATACCGCCTTCCGCCCGTACATTTTGAACAACCGCGGCAACGCCTACAAGAAGCTCAAGCGTTACCCAGAGGCCCTGGCCAGTTACGAACAGGTCCTCCGCTTAACCGGAACCGGCGGCACAGCCTATGCGCGCACGCTGACCAACCTGGCCACCACCCGCTGGCTGAACGACCCGCGTTACAACGCCGCGCCACAACTCAGGAAAGCCCTGGCCATCCGCCTGCAGCTACATGATCTTTGGGGCCAGAACTCCAGCTATGCCAACCTCGCGGAATTTTACAGGGACAGCCATCCCGACTCCGCCCGCGCATACGCCGGCCAAATGTATGGCATTGCCCGCCATCTGCAGAGCCCCGACGACGAACTCGAGGCTTTGCAGACACTGATCCTGCTTTCCGGGCCAGCCGATGTAAGACGCTACTCCCTGCGCTACCAGGCGCTCCGGGACAGCCTCGACAACAAACGCAACGCAGCAAAAAACCAGTTCGCGCTGATCCGTTACGATGTTGAAAAAAACAAAGCCGAAAACCTCCAGCTTCAAAAAGCCAACGCCGAGAAACGCTTCCTGATCGGCGGCCTGCTGCTCCTGTTCATCGTGGGAACCGGGCTGACTGTGTTTTGGTACCGAAAACGGAAACAACGGCTCCAATTTGAGACCGCAAACCTGCTCCGGCAAAACGAGCTGCGCTTATCCCAAAAGGTACATGACGTGGTCGCCAATGGCATCTATCGCGTCATGAGCGAAGTTGAACATAGTAAAAAGGTCGACAAGAACGGCTTACTCGATAAACTGGAGGTCATGTTTGAACAGTCAAGGAATATCAGTTATGAAATACAGCAGCCTTCCGGCGACTTCCCGCAACAATTAAACGCCCTGTTAAATGCCTTCAAAAACCAATCCATTAAACTCGCGATCACCGGGATAGATACCCTGCCCTGGCAAGAGATCAACGCAGACATCAAGGCACAATTAACGATCGTCATCCAGGAACTCGTGGTCAATATGAGCAAGCACAGCCGGGCAAGCTGGGCTACCATTGCCTTTGATCTGAAAAGCGGGGTGCTCCAGGCTGATTACCGGGACAATGGCGTCGGGTTCCCCAAAGATCTTGTCTTTGGGAACGGCCTGCGCAATACGGTTTCCCGTATGCAGGCGATAGGCGGTGCGCTTATCTTTGATACCCGGGTGGAAAAAGGCGCCCATCTGCAAATCACTATACCACTGGCTTAA
- a CDS encoding DUF3892 domain-containing protein, which yields MAQYKISGVWKSSQGTITHYAMHEVSGGTIYRGVKTAKADAVRRLSISGNSAVTWLWNYPTSFWRDGTRVEVVGGSYLRTVHDGTVIDNLSHLINYEWL from the coding sequence ATGGCGCAATATAAAATATCAGGGGTGTGGAAGAGTTCCCAGGGGACGATTACGCACTATGCGATGCATGAGGTGTCGGGAGGCACGATTTACAGGGGTGTAAAGACTGCGAAAGCAGATGCGGTCAGGCGACTGAGCATTTCCGGTAATTCGGCGGTGACCTGGCTTTGGAACTACCCGACCTCGTTTTGGCGGGATGGAACGCGGGTGGAAGTTGTTGGCGGCAGTTACCTGAGGACGGTTCATGACGGAACCGTGATAGATAACCTGTCGCACCTGATCAATTACGAATGGCTTTAA
- a CDS encoding DUF4407 domain-containing protein, whose protein sequence is METNYYKNPKPTWLMRQFWKVSGADRYILEKSTYSDQVKYTCMGGIVLATGVMAALAGGYAFYTIFAPKGDAIDDINTIVKSGHYDPTDMPTAILAAVFGLIWGAIIFNIDRFIVTSTGKGDGTEAITKQELKSALPRIIMGTIIALTISKPVEIRMFKSEIDAKLYQTQLEAQKEYEIRTRKNFEDRIKDLDKENAGIQDRIDNFMKVIATKDSLWNVETSKGQGGRGEGEGPMARSYKAERDRVEAEKNQFTEMNKSKILDIERRRAAMNTELEAALKKNKSVSAGLDGLLERIKIAQELAPGISIFITLLFMAIELTPIFFKLMLIKGPYDYLEENIKDLVKAQNGIEIQHDYYKDKEGIERELVIHHEVERMTSMKARVIEAQKELNEYIIDQWKAKQKRQIDGNLEAYVSTVLAEEIVPDEAGGESITHADKPIQPEA, encoded by the coding sequence ATGGAAACGAACTATTATAAGAATCCAAAACCGACCTGGCTGATGAGGCAGTTTTGGAAGGTGTCCGGCGCTGACCGTTATATCCTGGAAAAGAGCACGTATTCGGACCAGGTGAAATATACCTGTATGGGGGGCATCGTGCTGGCCACGGGGGTAATGGCAGCCCTGGCCGGGGGCTATGCGTTTTACACGATCTTCGCACCGAAGGGTGACGCGATCGACGACATCAATACGATCGTCAAATCGGGGCATTACGACCCGACCGATATGCCGACGGCGATCCTGGCGGCGGTGTTTGGCCTGATCTGGGGGGCGATCATCTTTAATATCGACCGGTTTATTGTCACCAGCACGGGCAAGGGCGACGGGACGGAAGCGATCACGAAGCAGGAGTTGAAAAGCGCGCTTCCACGAATTATCATGGGCACGATCATCGCGCTGACGATTTCAAAACCGGTGGAGATCCGCATGTTTAAAAGCGAGATCGACGCGAAACTTTACCAGACCCAGCTCGAGGCGCAAAAGGAGTATGAGATCAGGACACGGAAGAATTTCGAGGACCGCATCAAAGACCTGGATAAAGAGAACGCGGGTATCCAGGACCGGATAGATAATTTTATGAAGGTGATCGCCACAAAAGACTCGCTCTGGAACGTGGAGACCTCCAAGGGACAGGGCGGAAGAGGGGAGGGTGAGGGCCCGATGGCGAGGTCCTATAAAGCCGAAAGGGACCGGGTGGAGGCGGAAAAGAACCAGTTCACGGAAATGAACAAATCCAAGATCCTGGATATCGAGCGCCGGCGTGCTGCGATGAACACGGAACTGGAGGCCGCCCTCAAAAAAAACAAGTCCGTGTCGGCGGGCCTGGACGGTTTACTGGAAAGGATTAAGATCGCGCAGGAGCTGGCGCCGGGGATATCGATCTTTATTACGCTGTTGTTCATGGCGATCGAGCTAACGCCGATCTTCTTTAAGCTGATGCTGATCAAGGGTCCGTACGACTACCTGGAGGAAAATATTAAGGACCTTGTCAAGGCCCAGAACGGGATCGAGATACAGCACGATTATTACAAGGATAAAGAAGGTATCGAACGGGAACTGGTGATCCATCACGAGGTCGAGCGCATGACGAGCATGAAGGCCCGGGTGATCGAGGCGCAAAAGGAATTGAATGAATACATTATCGATCAGTGGAAAGCGAAGCAAAAACGGCAGATCGACGGGAACCTGGAGGCCTATGTCAGCACAGTGCTGGCGGAAGAAATTGTTCCGGACGAGGCGGGGGGCGAAAGTATTACCCATGCGGATAAACCAATACAGCCGGAGGCGTAA
- a CDS encoding DUF4407 domain-containing protein — translation MAGITEYFCARSGEDLWVINNCGHKGIRDRFALVGAIAALVYCMSFLSCWYSFRMLFDNGLLAVPVSLLFAWMINNIYTVLLTTLSKPVLRVRYQGVIKHLSLFLRISFIVFFAVFISKPLEAWVFEPQLSQQVEKLKERDIQKSERQLNDRTREAEQKIRAAIGRKRALHYPEADLEPLLAQLERLDREKEEALARVRFVIGRADFFVQRLEILAGRGIYRLSWLFTSVVILLFLLPIYLKWRLNFSNVYFRDKRTIYEGIVNGAYRDFKAEYRKIFLEKYGARVDIIENYTDPPFNTERKTDGRVFKTQEDFLDRFYA, via the coding sequence ATGGCGGGGATCACGGAATATTTTTGTGCAAGGAGCGGGGAAGATCTTTGGGTGATCAACAATTGCGGGCACAAGGGCATCCGTGACCGGTTTGCCCTGGTTGGGGCGATTGCGGCGCTGGTGTACTGCATGAGCTTCCTGTCCTGCTGGTATTCTTTCCGGATGCTTTTTGACAATGGGTTGCTGGCGGTGCCGGTCTCGCTGTTATTTGCCTGGATGATCAATAATATTTACACGGTGTTGCTGACCACCTTGTCGAAGCCGGTGCTGCGGGTCAGATACCAGGGTGTGATCAAACACCTGTCTCTTTTTTTAAGGATCAGCTTCATAGTTTTTTTTGCGGTGTTCATCTCGAAGCCGCTCGAGGCCTGGGTCTTTGAGCCGCAATTATCGCAGCAGGTTGAAAAGCTGAAGGAGCGGGATATTCAAAAGTCGGAAAGACAGCTGAACGATCGGACAAGGGAGGCAGAGCAAAAGATCAGGGCGGCTATCGGGAGGAAGCGGGCGTTGCACTACCCGGAAGCGGACCTTGAGCCGCTGCTCGCGCAACTGGAACGGCTGGACCGCGAAAAGGAGGAGGCCCTCGCCCGGGTACGTTTTGTGATCGGCAGGGCGGATTTCTTTGTCCAGCGCCTGGAGATCCTGGCGGGCAGGGGTATATACAGGCTTTCCTGGTTGTTTACGTCGGTGGTTATCCTGTTGTTCCTGCTGCCGATCTACCTAAAATGGCGGTTAAACTTCTCCAATGTTTATTTCCGGGATAAGCGGACGATCTATGAAGGGATTGTCAACGGCGCTTACCGGGATTTCAAGGCGGAGTACCGCAAAATATTCCTGGAAAAATACGGGGCCAGGGTGGACATCATCGAAAATTACACCGATCCGCCTTTTAATACGGAAAGAAAAACGGATGGGCGTGTTTTTAAAACGCAGGAGGACTTTTTAGACCGTTTTTACGCATGA
- a CDS encoding DUF2304 domain-containing protein: MRSFRGTVSQPLNCYDAQSGAYFQLQLEELRIAGPELSKITREGTEHLGTITGTLYGYISRWVPARVRTEHFREDTVSAAGKAEPLSWARTDAHEFKRTGSQRFRRDRYVSGATAYRWGNWYAVDGGWSFSGMLQFLWVLLFGGLLVGFLIRLSWVGLLLVGFFLVVFLVSRISRLGVGRAFFSVFFGLLFLIYLLAVSVSLFRSASAGHPVVRQAPAPDDRDYTHTQPVTAGARGAGHPAEKGDEWVVHHRAWSDLDGNNYEGDVRVLRSVYEQAGAEHRRLAGLSGLPEVYRSMALSDEGRLDGVYALFDSLQLVNHLDSTRFAGMLVSFVQDIPYSSVTDGSCPERGGSVSSGPAGEPYNCIGQVPYGVQSPVEFMGNFQGDCDTRTLFLFTLFDHYHYRVAILGSESFRHSLLGLELPLPGSAKMAGNERYVLWETTSRGFRAGQLSPEIDHLDYWDFNLVNTTSS, from the coding sequence TTGCGGTCTTTCCGGGGGACGGTCAGCCAGCCGCTCAATTGCTATGATGCGCAGTCGGGCGCCTATTTTCAGTTGCAACTCGAGGAGCTCCGGATCGCGGGGCCGGAGTTGTCTAAGATCACGCGTGAAGGCACGGAGCACCTGGGGACGATCACGGGGACGCTTTACGGTTACATCAGCCGGTGGGTGCCGGCTAGGGTCCGCACGGAGCATTTCCGGGAAGATACCGTGTCGGCGGCAGGTAAGGCTGAGCCGCTTAGCTGGGCGCGGACGGACGCTCATGAATTTAAACGGACTGGCAGCCAGCGTTTCCGGCGTGACCGTTATGTTTCCGGCGCAACTGCTTACCGCTGGGGGAACTGGTATGCGGTCGACGGCGGCTGGTCTTTTTCCGGCATGCTGCAGTTTCTTTGGGTTTTGCTGTTTGGAGGCCTGCTGGTGGGTTTTTTGATCCGTTTATCCTGGGTGGGGTTGTTATTGGTGGGCTTTTTTTTGGTGGTTTTCCTGGTCTCCAGGATCAGCCGGTTGGGTGTCGGCAGGGCGTTCTTCTCGGTTTTTTTTGGTTTGCTCTTTTTGATCTATCTGCTGGCGGTCAGTGTTTCGCTGTTCCGTTCGGCGTCTGCAGGGCATCCGGTAGTGAGGCAGGCGCCTGCCCCGGACGACCGGGATTATACGCATACGCAGCCGGTGACGGCTGGGGCACGGGGTGCGGGGCATCCTGCGGAGAAAGGCGATGAGTGGGTCGTTCATCACCGGGCCTGGTCGGATCTGGATGGTAACAATTATGAAGGGGACGTGCGGGTGCTACGTTCAGTGTATGAGCAGGCGGGGGCGGAGCATCGCCGGCTGGCGGGGCTGAGTGGTTTGCCCGAGGTGTACCGGTCGATGGCGTTGTCGGATGAGGGGCGGCTGGATGGGGTTTATGCCTTGTTCGATAGCCTGCAATTGGTGAATCACCTGGATAGTACGCGTTTCGCGGGGATGCTGGTGAGTTTTGTGCAGGATATTCCTTATAGTTCGGTGACGGACGGGTCGTGTCCGGAGCGGGGGGGGAGTGTGTCAAGCGGGCCGGCAGGTGAGCCTTACAATTGTATCGGGCAGGTGCCCTACGGGGTGCAGTCGCCGGTGGAGTTCATGGGGAACTTTCAGGGGGATTGTGATACGCGGACGCTTTTTTTATTTACGCTTTTTGACCATTATCATTACCGGGTGGCGATCCTGGGGAGTGAGTCGTTCCGGCATTCGCTGCTGGGGCTGGAGTTGCCGCTGCCGGGTTCGGCGAAGATGGCGGGCAATGAACGGTATGTTTTGTGGGAGACGACTTCGAGGGGGTTTAGGGCGGGTCAGCTGAGTCCGGAGATCGATCACCTGGATTATTGGGATTTTAACTTGGTAAATACGACTTCATCATGA
- a CDS encoding DUF350 domain-containing protein, which translates to MKISFLIASGLALALAGLLSYLLLTLISSGFRRKHYAEGAPNLAQGLVLAGKLLAGLILVSGVFGPLRDYLLITAGGKEVLSWALFSFLLLCCCVAGVAYVLVSAFEGFLSGRVFKGRSLVVELAENNVGVGVVRAVLVVGLAVVFLFSMSVFIQAFIPVPAVVSIR; encoded by the coding sequence ATGAAAATATCTTTTTTAATAGCGAGTGGTCTCGCGCTGGCGCTTGCCGGGCTGTTGAGTTACCTGTTGCTTACGCTGATCTCGTCCGGGTTCCGCAGGAAGCATTATGCGGAGGGGGCCCCTAACCTGGCGCAGGGTTTGGTGCTGGCGGGTAAATTGCTGGCGGGGCTGATACTGGTATCGGGGGTGTTCGGGCCGCTGCGGGATTATTTACTGATCACGGCGGGTGGGAAGGAGGTTTTGTCCTGGGCGCTGTTCAGTTTCCTGCTGTTGTGCTGTTGTGTGGCGGGTGTGGCTTATGTGCTGGTGTCGGCGTTCGAGGGATTTCTCTCGGGAAGGGTGTTTAAGGGGAGGTCGCTGGTGGTGGAGCTGGCGGAGAATAATGTGGGGGTAGGCGTGGTACGTGCGGTTCTGGTGGTGGGGCTGGCGGTGGTCTTTTTGTTTTCGATGTCGGTGTTTATCCAGGCTTTTATCCCGGTGCCGGCGGTGGTAAGTATCCGGTGA